A genomic stretch from Candidatus Omnitrophota bacterium includes:
- a CDS encoding P-II family nitrogen regulator: MKKIEAIIRPEKLEAVRLALGEAGCTGLMITEIEGHGKQKGIVQQWRGEKYKVELLPKVKIETVVPDREAEHIVKTIIDNAKTGEIGDGKIFISDIENAIRIRTEEKGEVAL; encoded by the coding sequence ATGAAAAAGATTGAAGCCATCATTCGGCCAGAAAAATTAGAGGCAGTTCGCCTTGCCTTGGGTGAGGCGGGTTGCACAGGTCTGATGATTACTGAAATTGAAGGCCATGGTAAGCAAAAAGGGATAGTCCAGCAGTGGCGGGGCGAGAAATACAAAGTAGAGCTTCTACCTAAGGTAAAGATAGAAACAGTTGTACCTGACCGGGAAGCAGAGCATATTGTTAAAACCATAATCGACAATGCCAAAACTGGCGAGATAGGAGACGGTAAGATTTTTATCTCTGACATCGAAAATGCAATACGGATTAGGACAGAAGAAAAAGGAGAGGTGGCGTTATAG